One Candidatus Epulonipiscium sp. genomic region harbors:
- a CDS encoding methyl-accepting chemotaxis protein: MGRLSLPKVKFKVKKGENLKLKKGRGGKKIGRLLSKVNFKFLDMAKIRTRLIFSFLILSLLPLIIIGVFAYSNSRKTVEDKVGLYSEQLVQQVTFNINDKIDEMERISKQLISNNRLSEIFLNSSKADDTLKIIENKREIDSIMTTLVQTNAGLNGVLMYTYDFGIMAVGPGWDLKTFNNEVFESTEIYKSVIERKGNTLWVTGFNDSYESLYLFRRLTSLSTGKEIGLIGLNIKLSTFEGIYKNINLGEGSTFMIVDEEGSIILHDSKEKLGMPVSDSLLKIINGEVESDLLSIDNNLITYSSCTNGWKTIAQIPLSSLLTDIDKVGETSLIIGVICAVVAILIGILIALSISGPIQKIMGLMGKAEQGDLTVKTNMKSKSEIGQLAISFDTMMENIKELIDDTRKLTRKVFDDTTIMNTVAEQSTSIAQQVNVVVEAIAKGASEQASDAERSMHTVHELVQGINLINKTVDKATKVIEGTQDMGNVVMETLETLNAKTHESAQVSDTIKINIDQLNNSTKEIIQITKIIEGISEQTNLLSLNAAIEAARAGEAGRGFAVVANEVGRLAEQSKDATKMIGEIVNSIQSQTQSTVNIVEKGNEIFKEQQNSVKHTNKAYGNIAKSLDSVIYQMRDVNSAVGNINQSKDTAISSIESITAIAQQSAASTEEVISVGEEQMAAAEQLYNLARQLTDIVENLNHKMDRFIV; encoded by the coding sequence ATGGGAAGACTTTCACTGCCTAAAGTAAAGTTTAAGGTTAAAAAAGGAGAAAATCTTAAGTTAAAAAAAGGTAGAGGCGGTAAAAAAATAGGTAGACTATTATCTAAAGTTAATTTTAAGTTTTTAGATATGGCTAAGATAAGAACAAGGTTAATATTTTCCTTTTTGATTTTAAGCCTTTTGCCACTTATTATAATAGGTGTATTTGCCTATTCTAATTCTAGGAAGACGGTAGAAGATAAGGTAGGTCTCTATTCGGAGCAACTGGTACAGCAGGTAACTTTTAATATTAACGATAAAATAGATGAGATGGAGAGAATAAGCAAACAATTGATATCTAATAATAGACTCTCAGAAATATTTCTGAATTCGAGCAAGGCTGATGATACATTAAAGATTATCGAAAATAAGAGAGAGATAGACTCAATTATGACTACTCTTGTACAAACCAATGCAGGCTTAAATGGAGTATTAATGTATACATATGATTTCGGAATCATGGCTGTAGGACCGGGATGGGATTTGAAAACTTTTAACAACGAGGTTTTTGAGTCTACAGAAATATATAAAAGTGTAATTGAAAGAAAGGGAAATACCCTATGGGTTACAGGATTTAATGATTCTTATGAGAGTCTATATTTATTTAGAAGATTAACTAGTCTTAGTACCGGTAAGGAAATAGGGCTTATTGGATTAAATATTAAGTTATCAACATTTGAAGGGATTTATAAGAATATAAATTTGGGGGAAGGATCAACATTTATGATTGTTGATGAAGAAGGCAGTATAATCCTTCATGATTCCAAAGAAAAACTAGGAATGCCCGTATCAGATAGTCTTTTAAAAATAATTAATGGTGAGGTTGAATCTGATTTATTATCTATAGACAATAATCTTATAACCTATAGCTCTTGTACAAATGGCTGGAAGACAATTGCACAAATTCCCCTTTCTTCACTGTTAACCGATATCGATAAGGTGGGAGAAACTTCCCTGATTATTGGAGTAATTTGTGCGGTAGTGGCAATATTAATTGGCATTCTTATTGCCTTAAGCATATCAGGACCGATACAAAAAATTATGGGATTGATGGGAAAAGCAGAACAAGGGGACTTGACTGTCAAAACTAATATGAAAAGCAAAAGTGAAATTGGACAACTGGCCATAAGCTTTGATACCATGATGGAAAATATTAAAGAATTGATTGATGATACGCGTAAGCTGACTAGAAAAGTATTTGATGATACAACCATTATGAACACAGTTGCTGAGCAATCAACATCCATAGCCCAACAGGTGAATGTAGTGGTTGAAGCTATTGCTAAAGGTGCCAGTGAGCAGGCCAGTGATGCAGAACGCAGTATGCATACTGTTCATGAATTGGTTCAAGGTATAAATCTTATAAATAAGACTGTTGATAAGGCTACAAAGGTAATTGAGGGGACTCAGGATATGGGGAATGTAGTTATGGAAACCTTGGAAACCTTAAATGCTAAAACCCATGAATCTGCTCAGGTATCAGATACGATTAAGATAAATATAGACCAGCTAAATAATAGTACAAAAGAAATTATTCAGATTACTAAAATCATCGAGGGGATTAGTGAACAAACAAACTTATTATCCCTTAATGCAGCTATAGAGGCTGCTAGAGCCGGGGAAGCAGGCAGGGGATTTGCTGTCGTTGCTAACGAAGTCGGTAGATTAGCGGAACAATCAAAGGATGCGACTAAGATGATAGGGGAGATTGTTAATAGTATCCAAAGCCAAACACAAAGTACAGTTAACATCGTAGAAAAGGGGAATGAAATATTTAAAGAACAGCAAAATTCAGTTAAACATACCAATAAGGCATATGGAAACATAGCAAAATCTCTTGATAGTGTTATTTATCAAATGAGAGATGTAAATAGTGCTGTTGGGAACATAAATCAATCGAAAGATACAGCAATAAGTTCCATAGAGAGTATAACCGCTATTGCCCAACAGTCAGCCGCTTCTACTGAAGAAGTTATATCTGTTGGAGAGGAACAGATGGCAGCAGCGGAACAGCTTTATAATTTGGCAAGACAATTAACAGATATAGTGGAAAACCTAAATCATAAAATGGATAGGTTTATAGTTTAG
- a CDS encoding substrate-binding domain-containing protein — MKKNITMKDIAKRLNVSNVTVSKALNNKEGVSEELRNKIVALAEEMGYRYNTMAKGMKEGYSYNIGVLIAERFIGEHQSFYLNFFQHISKALEAYQYYGILQIVSETDEKQGGLPRVYYENKIDGFIVLGQISKSYCEKIKSVNMPMIFLDFYDDSTDVDYVIMDNFYASYEITNYLMRCGHKKIAFVGNVYATSSIQDRFLGYYKSLLENGSKLKEEYIINDRDEQGRLINLEIPKEFPTAFVCNCDQVAYNLIQALNEKGYNIPDDCSVVGFDNDIYAIISHPKLTTIQVDIENMARTVARLIVKKVKNPDRKYGRILVNGKIVHRDSVKVINKE, encoded by the coding sequence ATGAAAAAAAATATAACTATGAAGGATATAGCAAAGAGACTAAACGTGAGCAATGTAACGGTGTCTAAGGCTTTAAACAATAAAGAGGGTGTTAGTGAAGAATTAAGAAATAAAATTGTTGCATTAGCTGAAGAAATGGGATATAGATATAATACCATGGCTAAGGGAATGAAGGAAGGATATTCATATAATATAGGTGTTTTAATTGCGGAGCGTTTTATAGGAGAGCATCAATCATTTTATTTAAATTTCTTCCAACATATATCAAAGGCCCTAGAAGCCTATCAGTATTATGGGATTTTGCAAATCGTAAGTGAAACTGATGAAAAACAGGGAGGATTGCCTAGGGTTTATTATGAAAATAAGATAGATGGATTCATAGTTCTTGGACAAATAAGTAAATCATATTGTGAAAAAATAAAGAGTGTTAATATGCCTATGATTTTTTTGGATTTTTATGATGATTCTACTGATGTTGATTATGTTATTATGGATAATTTTTATGCATCCTATGAAATAACTAATTACCTTATGAGATGTGGTCATAAGAAAATAGCTTTTGTAGGAAATGTTTATGCTACTAGCAGCATACAGGATAGATTTTTAGGTTATTACAAATCTCTTTTGGAAAATGGATCAAAACTAAAAGAAGAATACATTATTAATGATAGGGATGAACAGGGAAGACTTATAAACCTGGAAATACCTAAGGAATTCCCTACAGCCTTCGTATGTAATTGTGATCAAGTTGCATATAATTTAATTCAGGCCCTAAACGAAAAAGGGTATAACATTCCTGATGATTGCTCTGTCGTGGGATTTGATAATGATATTTATGCTATCATATCTCATCCTAAATTAACAACTATACAAGTAGATATAGAAAATATGGCAAGAACTGTAGCTAGACTGATTGTAAAAAAGGTTAAAAATCCGGATAGAAAATATGGTAGAATCTTAGTTAATGGTAAAATTGTCCATAGGGATTCGGTTAAAGTAATAAATAAAGAATAA
- a CDS encoding carbohydrate ABC transporter permease, whose translation MIKNIFRGKGIGEVIFEIFLYLFMVIVLIVTLYPFLNVLAISLNESADATRGGIHIWPRKFTLNNYTEIFKYRNIPNAFIISTMRTIIGTLTGIISSCMLAYTLSRKDFIAKKLFALIFVLTMYISGGLIPDYMLIRNLKLLNNFWVYIIPGLINTWNVIVIRSFIDNLPFSLQESAKIDGATDFQVFTKIILPLCIPVVATISLFIAVGQWNSWMDTFLYASSKESISTLQYELMRIMANTTATQGADAALKSQSMGVLANTVSPQSVRMAITIVATAPILIVYPFVQKYFVSGMTLGAVKQ comes from the coding sequence ATGATTAAAAATATATTTAGAGGTAAAGGTATTGGAGAAGTCATATTTGAAATATTCTTATACTTATTTATGGTTATTGTATTAATTGTTACCTTATACCCATTTTTGAATGTCTTGGCCATATCCCTCAATGAATCAGCCGATGCAACTAGAGGTGGCATACATATTTGGCCAAGAAAGTTTACTTTGAATAACTATACTGAAATATTTAAATATAGAAATATCCCCAATGCATTTATTATATCCACCATGAGAACGATAATTGGAACTCTAACGGGAATAATATCCTCATGTATGTTAGCTTATACCCTAAGTAGAAAGGATTTCATAGCAAAGAAATTGTTTGCACTTATCTTTGTTTTAACAATGTATATTTCTGGGGGATTAATACCGGATTATATGCTCATTCGAAATTTGAAGTTACTAAATAATTTTTGGGTCTATATTATACCTGGACTGATAAATACTTGGAATGTAATAGTTATAAGGTCTTTTATAGATAACCTTCCGTTTAGTTTACAAGAATCAGCAAAAATAGATGGAGCAACGGATTTTCAGGTATTTACAAAGATTATTTTACCCTTATGCATACCAGTTGTGGCGACAATATCCTTATTTATTGCTGTAGGCCAATGGAATTCTTGGATGGATACTTTTTTGTATGCAAGTAGTAAAGAGAGCATCAGCACATTGCAATATGAATTGATGAGAATTATGGCTAATACCACAGCTACCCAAGGAGCAGATGCAGCATTAAAATCACAAAGTATGGGGGTTTTAGCAAATACGGTATCACCGCAATCTGTAAGAATGGCTATTACCATAGTGGCTACAGCACCTATACTGATAGTATACCCGTTTGTTCAGAAATATTTCGTATCAGGGATGACCTTAGGTGCTGTAAAACAATAA
- a CDS encoding glycosylase, giving the protein MREVKIIGGSLPNMPWEDKPKGYELPVWRHSNNPIIKRNPAKGISRIFNSAVIPYEGKYIGVFRAETVNGRPHLSMGWSEDGLNWDIDSKPIDFIDEEGKPYNPRYAYDPRLVKVEDTYYIIWCTDFYGAAIGLAKTKDFKTFVRLENPFLPFNRNGVLFPKKINDMFMLLSRPSDGGHTPFGDIFVSESPDLKYWGNHRHVMSKGGQGWWQGLKIGGGPAPIETTKGWLMFYHGVSQTCNGYVYSVGGVILDYENPSIVKYRCKDHLLTPEEWYEERGFVDNVVFPCATLYDADTGRIAIYYGAADTYVAVAYTTVNEVINYIIENDEVVGEDRGLGRI; this is encoded by the coding sequence ATGAGAGAAGTAAAAATTATTGGGGGAAGCTTACCAAATATGCCATGGGAAGATAAACCCAAAGGATATGAACTTCCAGTATGGCGGCATAGTAATAATCCTATTATCAAACGTAATCCTGCCAAAGGAATATCAAGAATCTTTAATAGTGCAGTTATTCCATATGAAGGTAAATATATTGGGGTATTTAGAGCAGAAACAGTAAATGGTAGACCTCATCTATCCATGGGATGGAGTGAGGATGGACTTAATTGGGATATTGATTCAAAACCAATTGACTTCATCGATGAGGAAGGGAAACCATACAACCCAAGATACGCTTATGATCCTCGCTTGGTTAAGGTAGAAGATACATACTATATTATTTGGTGTACAGATTTTTATGGGGCAGCTATAGGTTTAGCTAAGACAAAGGACTTTAAAACTTTTGTCCGTCTTGAAAATCCCTTCCTGCCTTTTAACAGAAATGGAGTATTATTTCCTAAGAAAATAAATGATATGTTTATGCTTCTTTCTAGGCCCAGTGATGGCGGGCATACACCTTTTGGAGATATTTTTGTAAGTGAAAGTCCGGATTTAAAATATTGGGGAAATCACCGTCATGTAATGAGTAAAGGTGGCCAGGGCTGGTGGCAGGGGCTTAAAATAGGAGGAGGTCCTGCACCCATCGAAACAACTAAAGGATGGCTTATGTTTTATCATGGGGTATCTCAAACCTGTAATGGATATGTGTATAGTGTTGGGGGGGTAATATTAGATTATGAAAATCCCTCTATTGTTAAATACCGTTGTAAAGATCATTTACTAACACCAGAAGAATGGTACGAAGAAAGAGGCTTTGTAGATAATGTAGTGTTCCCCTGTGCAACTTTATATGATGCAGATACGGGAAGGATTGCAATTTATTATGGGGCTGCAGATACCTATGTAGCAGTTGCTTATACAACAGTTAATGAGGTAATAAATTATATTATAGAAAACGATGAAGTGGTAGGAGAAGATAGAGGATTAGGCAGAATATAA
- the trpS gene encoding tryptophan--tRNA ligase yields MNTDIQAEKKKTIFSGMQPSGNITLGNYLGALRNWIKLQDEYNCLFCIVDLHALTVRQNPAELRKRSREVLMQYIAAGLNPDKNIIYYQSHVSAHAELAWILNCFTYMGELNRMTQFKEKSQKHSENINAGLFTYPSLMASDILLYQSDLVPVGNDQSQHLELTRDLAIRFNNIYGETFTVPEGYFPKVGARIMSLQEPTKKMSKSDENENAFIALLDTPDVIVRKLKRAVTDSEAKIRYKDEQPGIKNLIDIYCSIMEESVEEAVERFQTLGYGELKAAVAEAVIGELKPLQDEFRRLEKDKAYIDKIIKDNAEEASYIASKTLRKVHKKVGLPPSIR; encoded by the coding sequence ATGAATACCGATATACAAGCGGAAAAGAAGAAGACTATATTTAGTGGCATGCAGCCTTCAGGAAATATTACATTAGGTAATTATTTAGGTGCCCTTAGGAATTGGATAAAGCTACAAGATGAATATAACTGCCTATTTTGCATAGTAGACCTCCATGCCTTAACTGTGCGCCAAAATCCTGCAGAACTTAGAAAGCGTTCAAGGGAAGTACTGATGCAGTACATTGCAGCGGGGCTCAATCCTGATAAAAATATTATATATTATCAATCCCACGTAAGTGCCCATGCTGAATTAGCATGGATTCTTAATTGTTTTACCTATATGGGTGAATTAAATAGAATGACCCAATTTAAAGAAAAGTCCCAAAAACATAGCGAAAACATTAATGCAGGGTTATTTACTTATCCATCCTTGATGGCATCAGATATCTTACTTTATCAGTCAGACTTAGTTCCTGTGGGTAATGACCAAAGTCAGCATTTAGAATTAACTAGAGATCTTGCAATTAGATTTAATAATATATATGGAGAAACTTTTACCGTTCCAGAGGGCTATTTTCCAAAGGTAGGGGCAAGGATTATGAGTTTGCAAGAACCTACAAAGAAAATGTCAAAATCTGATGAAAATGAAAATGCGTTTATTGCTCTTTTAGATACGCCAGATGTAATAGTTAGGAAATTAAAACGGGCAGTTACAGATTCAGAAGCAAAAATACGTTATAAAGATGAGCAACCAGGAATAAAGAATTTAATAGATATTTATTGCAGTATTATGGAGGAGTCAGTTGAAGAAGCCGTAGAAAGATTTCAAACTTTGGGGTATGGTGAACTTAAGGCGGCCGTTGCAGAGGCAGTTATAGGGGAATTAAAACCCCTTCAAGATGAATTCCGACGTTTAGAAAAGGATAAGGCCTATATTGATAAAATAATTAAAGATAACGCCGAGGAAGCTTCATACATTGCTAGTAAAACCTTAAGGAAAGTTCATAAAAAAGTAGGACTTCCCCCTAGCATAAGATAA
- a CDS encoding sugar ABC transporter permease, with translation MQNQSKKDSSLNKRTANNLSKLIYEQRYLFLMSMPFVIWVLVFRYLPLWGWTMAFQNYKPAKGFFEQDWVGLKYFIELFQDKTFYLALRNTLAMSMLQITFGFVIPIIFALLLNEVKNGMFKKIVQTVSYLPHFVSWVIAASLITTMLSVDTSGVINQLLLRLHIIEKPINFLAIPKAFWWIVLFSDLWKEVGWNSIIYLAAITGIDMELYDAAKVDGAGRFKQIWHVTLPGIRSTIIVLLIMNIGWLINIGFEKQYLLGNSIVLEYSNVLDYYALTYGIQLGRYSYGTAVGIFKSVVSIILVLAANKFAKVIGEGEII, from the coding sequence ATCCAAAATCAGAGTAAAAAAGATAGTTCTTTAAACAAAAGAACTGCAAATAATTTAAGTAAATTAATTTATGAACAAAGGTATTTATTTTTAATGTCAATGCCTTTTGTTATATGGGTTTTAGTATTTAGGTATCTTCCCCTTTGGGGCTGGACCATGGCATTTCAGAATTATAAGCCGGCAAAGGGTTTTTTTGAACAGGATTGGGTAGGATTGAAATACTTTATTGAACTTTTCCAAGATAAAACATTTTATTTGGCATTAAGAAATACATTGGCCATGAGTATGTTACAAATAACCTTTGGATTTGTTATTCCTATTATATTTGCATTGCTTTTAAATGAAGTTAAAAATGGTATGTTTAAAAAAATAGTACAGACTGTATCTTATTTACCCCATTTTGTATCTTGGGTTATAGCGGCTAGTCTAATTACAACAATGCTTTCGGTAGACACATCGGGGGTCATAAATCAACTTCTATTAAGGCTACATATAATTGAAAAGCCTATTAATTTTTTAGCGATTCCGAAGGCATTCTGGTGGATAGTGCTATTCTCAGACCTGTGGAAGGAGGTAGGCTGGAATTCTATAATCTATTTGGCAGCGATAACTGGCATAGATATGGAATTGTATGACGCAGCTAAAGTGGATGGTGCTGGAAGATTCAAGCAAATATGGCATGTAACTCTTCCAGGAATAAGGTCCACAATCATTGTACTTCTTATAATGAATATAGGGTGGTTGATTAATATAGGATTTGAAAAACAATATTTGTTAGGAAATTCTATAGTCCTTGAATATTCTAATGTTCTAGATTATTATGCATTAACTTATGGCATACAACTGGGAAGATATTCTTATGGTACTGCAGTTGGAATTTTTAAATCGGTAGTTAGTATAATACTTGTTTTAGCAGCTAACAAATTTGCAAAAGTAATCGGTGAAGGCGAGATAATATAG
- a CDS encoding MerR family transcriptional regulator, with product MEVRNCIRCGKLFNYLGKPICNGCIEKDEEDFEKVKEYIYDHPKCSISEVAEAIGVSIRKITKFLREERLEVAEGSVGWLTCESCGEEIKTGRYCKECSGGLRERLSSISGIEQDKEPEVELKKANYKSQMHLKHHLKKNK from the coding sequence TTGGAAGTTAGAAATTGTATAAGATGTGGGAAATTATTTAACTATTTGGGTAAACCTATATGCAATGGGTGTATTGAAAAAGATGAGGAAGATTTTGAAAAGGTAAAAGAATACATATATGATCACCCAAAATGCAGTATATCAGAAGTTGCTGAGGCTATAGGTGTTTCTATTAGAAAGATTACGAAATTTTTAAGAGAAGAAAGACTGGAAGTAGCAGAAGGAAGCGTAGGGTGGCTAACTTGTGAGTCCTGTGGTGAAGAAATTAAAACAGGGCGATATTGTAAAGAGTGTTCTGGTGGATTAAGAGAAAGATTATCTTCAATAAGTGGTATAGAACAAGATAAAGAACCAGAAGTGGAGCTTAAGAAAGCTAACTATAAATCTCAGATGCATTTAAAACATCATCTAAAAAAGAATAAATAA
- a CDS encoding SGNH/GDSL hydrolase family protein has translation MIKDKIKYIGRFDFEDPLGPKFAWSGSSIVARFYGKEVLVTLKSFGSNYFNVILDGKTIIQGLHVEGEGKFTLAKNLDEKEHKIELVKRTEFYIGTVQFLGFDFGDGKKLDAIKESNRRIEIIGDSITCAFGAEGDLSIEYEPKYDNAYLSYGAIAARKLNAQALILGRSGYGVLRDYEGNIGNTLQSLYSFITPENEGWNFACWIPQVVVINLGTNDFSFGHIPNRKEFTRAYINFVDKIYSKYPNTEVVCAIGPIIDGEVLEVTRDYIKGDIVSYFNKNNKKVYFLEFNHQKEEDGYGISYHPSLRTHELMGEQLTSKIKEIKDW, from the coding sequence ATGATTAAAGATAAAATCAAATATATAGGCAGATTTGATTTTGAAGATCCATTAGGTCCAAAGTTTGCATGGTCAGGAAGTAGCATTGTTGCTAGATTCTATGGGAAGGAAGTCCTTGTAACCTTGAAATCTTTTGGAAGTAATTACTTTAATGTAATACTTGATGGAAAAACGATAATCCAAGGGCTCCATGTTGAAGGAGAAGGAAAATTCACATTGGCAAAAAATCTAGATGAAAAAGAACATAAAATAGAGCTGGTAAAGCGTACAGAATTTTATATCGGGACCGTTCAGTTTTTAGGTTTTGACTTTGGGGATGGGAAAAAACTTGATGCTATTAAAGAGTCTAATAGAAGAATAGAAATTATAGGGGATTCTATTACCTGTGCTTTTGGGGCAGAGGGAGATTTAAGCATTGAGTATGAGCCTAAATATGATAATGCATATCTTTCTTATGGTGCTATAGCTGCAAGAAAACTTAATGCCCAAGCCTTGATTTTAGGGCGTTCAGGCTATGGGGTGCTAAGGGATTATGAAGGAAATATAGGTAATACTCTTCAAAGTTTATATTCATTTATTACCCCAGAAAATGAAGGCTGGAACTTTGCCTGTTGGATTCCTCAGGTCGTAGTTATTAATTTGGGGACCAATGATTTTAGTTTCGGTCATATTCCCAATAGGAAAGAGTTTACAAGGGCATATATTAATTTTGTAGATAAAATATATAGCAAGTATCCGAATACTGAAGTTGTTTGCGCTATAGGTCCTATTATAGATGGAGAAGTTTTAGAAGTAACTAGGGATTATATAAAAGGAGACATTGTATCCTACTTCAATAAAAATAATAAGAAGGTATACTTTTTAGAATTCAATCATCAGAAAGAAGAAGATGGATATGGGATTTCATACCATCCAAGCTTAAGGACTCATGAATTAATGGGAGAACAATTAACATCTAAAATTAAGGAAATTAAGGATTGGTAG
- a CDS encoding hemerythrin family protein produces the protein MAFEWKERYSLQIPEIDEQHKNLFEIGSRAYEIALLKDDYDHYDEIMDIINELLDYTQYHFSYEEELMKKYGYAGLENQYNEHEFYIHKIRRLSGEKVDDNQQKAILDILDFLSNWISSHILISDRKYANDFKERGLILDLQ, from the coding sequence ATGGCTTTTGAATGGAAAGAACGCTATAGTCTTCAAATTCCTGAAATAGATGAACAACATAAAAATTTATTTGAAATTGGAAGTAGGGCATACGAGATAGCCCTTCTAAAAGATGATTATGACCATTACGATGAAATTATGGATATAATAAATGAATTATTAGATTATACTCAATATCATTTTTCTTATGAAGAGGAACTTATGAAGAAATATGGTTATGCAGGATTGGAAAATCAGTATAATGAACATGAATTTTATATACACAAAATTAGACGTTTATCCGGCGAAAAAGTAGATGATAATCAGCAAAAGGCAATATTAGATATCTTAGATTTTCTTTCTAACTGGATAAGTAGCCATATACTTATTTCAGACCGCAAATATGCTAATGATTTTAAGGAAAGAGGTTTAATATTAGACCTACAATAG
- a CDS encoding extracellular solute-binding protein: MKKTRVIGLLLVMALATSLSAGCGQKKEANKQTDVTKTNTTGETLEPITFTMFSKDVNQNYENYESPVAKEIQKRTGVTLKMEYPVGDLDEKIGLMIASNDYPDLVYSGQEAKFIGAGAFLKLDDLIEEHGPNIKAIYGDYLKRLRYSAEDPSIYFFGSMGIDAERYTPNMAFAIQHAVVKEAGYPELKTLEQAEKVIQDYIDKYPTINDQPTIGLSLTADDWRWQCSLGNMAAFVAGLPDDGNWYVNPDTYEATYRFTLDNHKEYYRWLNHMNDIGLLDPDALTQKYDQYAAKISSGRVLALNDQLWEYNEPELALRTAGMDERQYGEYPVQLDETYTCADYADYGYSVSYGIGISKNCKDPVRAVQFIDWMCTDEAQILNNWGIEGVHYTIENGKRVRSEEEIYARNTDREYSRRTGIGVYGYPFPQRGDGLLDPTGQTYTIRDDEEIVNSYSEIEKEVLNAYGARIWKDLYPTKDEVPKQVWGQAWGIPIPQDGDLAVIVQKCLDATQAGLPKVVLASPEQFDASWDDLQQQLKDVGVERANVEFTKLVEARMDLWK, translated from the coding sequence ATGAAAAAAACAAGAGTTATTGGTCTTTTACTTGTGATGGCTCTTGCTACATCATTATCTGCGGGATGTGGCCAGAAGAAAGAGGCTAATAAACAAACGGATGTGACTAAAACTAATACAACCGGAGAAACTTTAGAACCCATTACTTTTACGATGTTTTCAAAGGATGTAAATCAAAACTATGAAAATTATGAAAGCCCTGTAGCTAAAGAAATACAAAAAAGGACAGGAGTTACGCTGAAAATGGAATATCCTGTTGGAGATTTGGATGAAAAAATAGGGTTGATGATTGCAAGTAATGATTACCCAGATCTTGTTTACAGCGGACAGGAGGCTAAATTTATAGGTGCTGGAGCGTTTTTAAAATTAGATGATTTAATTGAGGAGCATGGCCCGAATATCAAAGCAATTTACGGTGATTATCTAAAGAGATTAAGGTATAGTGCAGAAGACCCATCAATTTACTTTTTTGGTTCCATGGGTATTGATGCAGAAAGATACACTCCTAATATGGCATTTGCTATTCAACATGCAGTAGTTAAAGAGGCAGGATACCCAGAATTGAAAACCCTTGAGCAAGCCGAGAAAGTCATTCAGGACTATATTGATAAATATCCAACTATAAATGACCAGCCCACAATTGGTTTATCTTTGACAGCAGATGATTGGAGATGGCAATGTTCCCTTGGAAATATGGCAGCCTTTGTAGCTGGACTTCCAGACGATGGTAACTGGTATGTAAATCCTGATACCTATGAGGCAACATATAGGTTTACTTTAGATAACCATAAAGAGTATTATAGATGGCTTAATCATATGAATGATATTGGTCTACTTGATCCAGATGCATTAACACAAAAGTATGACCAATATGCGGCAAAAATTTCTTCAGGTAGAGTATTGGCATTAAATGATCAACTTTGGGAGTATAATGAACCTGAATTAGCTCTTAGAACAGCAGGAATGGATGAAAGACAGTACGGAGAATACCCAGTACAATTGGATGAAACATATACATGTGCGGATTATGCAGATTATGGTTATTCCGTAAGTTACGGCATAGGAATTTCAAAAAACTGTAAGGACCCAGTAAGGGCTGTACAATTTATAGACTGGATGTGCACTGATGAGGCTCAAATACTTAATAACTGGGGAATTGAGGGAGTACATTATACAATCGAAAATGGTAAAAGAGTTAGATCAGAAGAAGAAATTTATGCAAGAAATACCGATAGAGAATATTCGAGAAGAACAGGTATTGGTGTTTATGGATATCCCTTCCCACAAAGAGGTGATGGACTCCTTGATCCAACTGGACAGACATATACAATAAGGGATGATGAAGAGATTGTTAATAGTTATAGTGAAATTGAAAAAGAAGTTTTAAATGCATATGGTGCAAGGATTTGGAAGGATTTATATCCAACCAAAGACGAAGTACCTAAACAGGTATGGGGTCAGGCATGGGGCATTCCGATTCCACAAGATGGCGATCTTGCCGTAATAGTACAAAAGTGCCTTGACGCTACCCAGGCAGGATTACCAAAAGTTGTATTGGCAAGTCCTGAACAATTTGATGCTTCTTGGGATGACTTGCAGCAGCAATTAAAAGATGTAGGAGTCGAAAGAGCAAATGTTGAATTCACAAAACTCGTAGAAGCCAGAATGGACCTTTGGAAGTAA